GACGCCCCTGACCGGGCGGCCCGGGGCGACCCTGACTCGCGGTCACGAGCGCCGCGCTCGCGGCGGTGGGTCCCGCCGGCCGGCTCAGTCCGCCAGGAACGCTCCCAGTACGGCGGCCAACTGCTCCGGCGCCTCCTCGGCCATGTGGTGGCCCGAGTCGATCGGAGCGACCCGCAGGTCCGGGGCCCACTGCCGCCAGATCGCCGCCGGGTCGCCGTACAGCTCGACCAGGTCGTCCCGGGTGGACCAGCAGAACAGCGTCGGGCAGCCGATCCGCCGCCCGGCCGCCCGGTCCGCGTCGTCGGCTGCCCGGTCCGGCCCCAGCCCGGCCCGGTAGTCCTCGCACATCGCGTGCACCGTGGCCGGGTCGTGGATCGCCCGGCGATAGTCGGCGTACGCCTGCGCGCCCATCTCGTGCGGTGATCCGCCGTACCAGGCGTCGGGGTCGGCGTTGATCACGCGTTCGGCCGGCTTGGCGGACTGGGCGAGGAAGAACCAGTGCCACCACCGGGCGGCGAACCGGGCGTCGCAGCGCGCCAGCGCCTCGCCGATCGGCACGCCGTCGAGGACGCCGAGCCGGCTCACCCGGTCGGGGTGGTCCAGCGCCGTGCGCATCGCCACGTAGCAACCCCGGTCGTGGCCGACGACCGCCGCCCGGCCGTGGCCGAGGGCGTCGAGCAGGCCGACCACGTCGCGGGCCATGGCCCGCTTGGCGTACCCGGCGTGGTCCGGGCCGCCCGGCGGTTTCGAGGAGCCGCCGTAGCCGCGCAGGTCCGGGCAGATGACGGTGAACCGGTCGGCGAGCAGCGGCGCGACCCGGTGCCAGGTGGCATGGGTACGGGGATGGCCGTGCAGCAGCACCACCGGGGGCCCGGACCCGCCGTGGCGTATCCGCAGGCGCACCGGGCCGACGTCGACCTGGGCCAGGGTGAAACCGGCGAACATGTCTCGCATCGGTGCCCGGCGGGGCCGGCGCGGAAACCTCAGCCGGTCAGCACCGAGCAGGCGCCGACGCCCGCGAGCAGCAGCAGCCCGAGCGCCGCCTGCAGCAGCAGCGGCGGCCCGAGATGCGACCAGACGGTCGCGGTGCGCGGTCGCAGCGGCTGGGCGGTGGTCAGGTTGACGATCCGCTCCACCTTCGGCGGCAGGTCGGGATCCTGCGGGCGCAGGGTGAGCTGCACGTGGTCGCCGGGGTGCAGGGCGCTCTGCGGCAGGTGCCCGTGCAGTTCCACCTCGTAGAGCAGGCCGGCGGCGTCGCGGACCCGCAGCGGGGTGACCAGGAACTCGGGGCCCTGCTTGAGTTCCTTCCACTTGCGCCGGGCGCCGCCTCCGCCCCCGCCGGACGAGATCAGCGTACGCACCAGCAGCACCAGCAGACCCATCACGCTCGCGGCGGTCACCACCGCCACCAGCACCGGCTGCCCGATGCGGACCTCCCGGGGATATCCCTCCCGCAACCGGACGACCTGCCCGGTGAGGATGCGCTGCGTCGGGCGTACGACGCGGGGCGCGAGGTCGCTGTCCATGATCACCACCGAGGGTCCGGTTCCGTGCACCGATGGTATCGGTCCTCCCGGTCGAACGACGTGAATGAACCCGCGTCACGCCCGGCGGGGCGGCGAGGTGACATCCCCGGTGGCGCGGGTAAGCGTGCGGCCGAGCTGGAAAGGGGTCTTGAGCATGCAGCTGTCCTTCCTGCGCCCGCTCTACGACCGGCCCGGGCCGTGGTGCTCGGTATACCTGGACGCCTCCCGGGACACCCACGACGCGCACCCGCAGGTCGACCTGCGCTGGCGGGCCCTCAAGGGCCAGTTGCTGGAGCAGGGCGCCGACGCCGCGAGCATCGACGCGATCGAACGGGTGGTACGCGGACACGACCCGATGCCCGGCGACTACGGCATCGCGGTCTTCGCCACCCGAGGTCACGTGGTGCTCACCGAGTACCTGACCGCACCGCCGCTGAAGGACCTGGCCGTCTGGTCGAACCTGCCGCACACCATGCCGCTGGTCGCCCAGCGGGGCGAGCAGATCGCCTGGGTGCGGGTGCTGGCCGACCGCCGGGGCGCCGACGCGATGGCGGTCAGCGCGGGCGGGGTGCCGCGCCGGGCGCACGTGCAGGGCCGGGAGAGCTGGCAGCTGCGCCGGGTGCAGCCGGGCGGCTGGTCGCAGTCCCGCTACCAGCGTGCGGCGATGGAGGCGTGGCACCACAACGCCGGTGACGCGGCCGCCGCCACCGTCGAGCTGGCCGAGAAGGTCGGCGCCGACGTGCTCGTGGTCGCCGGTGACGTCCGGGCCACCGGCATGATCGCCGCCCAACTGCCGGAGCGCTGGCAGGACATGGTGGTGCGCACCGACGCCGGCTCGCGCAACGTCGGGGCCGACGACACCCTGATGGACGACCTGACCGTGCAGACCATCGCCGAGGTCGCCGAGCAGCGGGTCGCCGCCGCCCTGGACCGCTTCGGCATGCAGGAGGACGTCGGGGCGGGGCTGGACGCGGTGGTCGCCGCCCTGCAACGCAACCAGGTCGACACCATGCTCATCGTCGACGACCCGTCGGCGAACGGGCAGCTCTGGATCGGCCCCGAACCGACCGACATCGCCACCGACCCGGGG
This genomic interval from Micromonospora coxensis contains the following:
- a CDS encoding baeRF2 domain-containing protein, with amino-acid sequence MQLSFLRPLYDRPGPWCSVYLDASRDTHDAHPQVDLRWRALKGQLLEQGADAASIDAIERVVRGHDPMPGDYGIAVFATRGHVVLTEYLTAPPLKDLAVWSNLPHTMPLVAQRGEQIAWVRVLADRRGADAMAVSAGGVPRRAHVQGRESWQLRRVQPGGWSQSRYQRAAMEAWHHNAGDAAAATVELAEKVGADVLVVAGDVRATGMIAAQLPERWQDMVVRTDAGSRNVGADDTLMDDLTVQTIAEVAEQRVAAALDRFGMQEDVGAGLDAVVAALQRNQVDTMLIVDDPSANGQLWIGPEPTDIATDPGQLAAVRDPQQVRADAALVRALVGTDAELAVLGPDEAPDLTDGVGAVLRYVDAGTPGRGNG
- a CDS encoding alpha/beta fold hydrolase, with translation MFAGFTLAQVDVGPVRLRIRHGGSGPPVVLLHGHPRTHATWHRVAPLLADRFTVICPDLRGYGGSSKPPGGPDHAGYAKRAMARDVVGLLDALGHGRAAVVGHDRGCYVAMRTALDHPDRVSRLGVLDGVPIGEALARCDARFAARWWHWFFLAQSAKPAERVINADPDAWYGGSPHEMGAQAYADYRRAIHDPATVHAMCEDYRAGLGPDRAADDADRAAGRRIGCPTLFCWSTRDDLVELYGDPAAIWRQWAPDLRVAPIDSGHHMAEEAPEQLAAVLGAFLAD